One segment of Streptomyces sp. YIM 121038 DNA contains the following:
- a CDS encoding SCO6880 family protein, which produces MTTQSHVSPPVTPRRTYLIGRARPNAIIGRNRETGEIALIIAGAFLGMMCGILIPFLALRIVLLMGFPLIAIAAVYIPYKGRTFYKWFEINRSFKRSLRRGTTYRSSAAESGIRLDGREVEIGPPPGIGRISWLAAPFGPDEIAVLLHADRRTVTAAIEIEGPGVGLRDSEDQEALVDRFGTLLKHVANGDGFVTRLQMLARTLPADPDAHAKDVAARGDDRALPWLQHSYDELQSMVSTSSEQHRAYLVACMHYSRDLAAEAQAMARAARPHGGRKLDRDAGLAVVMARELTDICSRLQEADIRVRQPLGQGRLASLVHSMYDPDHPIDHIQAMTKRNAWPAELDAMEPTYLQAKTRESSTRAPWCHSTAWVKEWPMTPVGVNFLAPLLVHTPDVIRTVAVTMDLEPTEVAIERMLTEKTNDEAEASRQAKMNRTVDPRDIASHSRLDQRGEDLASGAAGVNLVGYITVSSRSPEALARDKRTIRASAGKSYLKLEWCDREHHRAFVNTLPFATGIRR; this is translated from the coding sequence TTGACGACCCAGTCCCATGTGTCCCCACCGGTCACGCCCCGCCGCACCTATCTGATCGGCCGGGCCCGGCCGAACGCCATCATCGGCCGCAACCGCGAGACCGGCGAGATCGCGCTGATCATCGCCGGCGCGTTCCTCGGCATGATGTGCGGCATCCTCATCCCGTTCCTGGCCCTGCGCATCGTGCTGCTCATGGGCTTCCCGCTGATCGCCATCGCAGCGGTGTACATCCCGTACAAGGGACGCACGTTCTACAAGTGGTTCGAGATCAACCGGAGCTTCAAGCGGTCGCTGCGGCGCGGCACCACCTACCGGTCCTCGGCCGCCGAGTCGGGCATCCGGCTCGACGGCCGCGAGGTGGAGATCGGCCCGCCGCCCGGCATCGGCCGCATCAGCTGGCTCGCCGCGCCCTTCGGGCCCGACGAGATCGCCGTCCTGCTCCACGCCGACCGGCGCACCGTCACCGCCGCCATCGAGATCGAGGGCCCCGGCGTCGGCCTGCGCGACAGCGAGGACCAGGAGGCCCTCGTCGACCGGTTCGGCACCCTGCTCAAGCACGTCGCCAACGGCGACGGCTTCGTGACGCGCCTGCAGATGCTGGCCCGCACGCTGCCCGCCGACCCCGACGCGCACGCCAAGGACGTCGCCGCGCGCGGCGACGACCGCGCGCTGCCCTGGCTCCAGCACAGCTACGACGAGCTCCAGTCGATGGTCTCCACCAGCAGCGAGCAGCACCGCGCCTACCTCGTCGCCTGCATGCACTACTCCCGCGACCTGGCCGCCGAGGCACAGGCCATGGCCCGCGCCGCCCGCCCGCACGGCGGCAGGAAGCTCGACCGCGACGCCGGTCTCGCCGTCGTCATGGCCCGCGAGCTCACCGACATCTGCTCGCGCCTCCAGGAGGCCGACATCCGCGTGCGCCAGCCGCTCGGCCAGGGCCGCCTCGCCTCGCTCGTCCACTCCATGTACGACCCGGACCACCCCATCGACCACATCCAGGCGATGACGAAACGTAATGCCTGGCCCGCCGAGCTGGACGCGATGGAGCCCACCTACCTCCAGGCCAAGACCCGCGAGTCGTCCACCCGCGCCCCCTGGTGCCACTCCACGGCCTGGGTCAAGGAGTGGCCGATGACGCCCGTCGGCGTCAACTTCCTCGCGCCGCTGCTCGTCCACACCCCGGACGTGATCCGCACCGTCGCCGTCACCATGGACCTGGAGCCCACCGAGGTCGCCATCGAGCGCATGCTCACGGAGAAGACCAACGACGAGGCCGAGGCCAGCCGCCAGGCCAAGATGAACCGCACCGTCGACCCCCGCGACATCGCCTCGCACTCCCGCCTCGACCAGCGCGGCGAGGACCTGGCGAGCGGCGCGGCGGGGGTCAACCTCGTCGGCTACATCACCGTCTCGTCGCGCTCCCCCGAAGCCCTCGCCCGCGACAAGCGGACGATAAGGGCGTCGGCCGGAAAGTCGTATCTGAAACTGGAGTGGTGCGACCGCGAGCACCACCGGGCCTTCGTGAACACGCTGCCGTTCGCGACCGGCATCCGGCGATGA
- a CDS encoding ATP-binding protein codes for MRDPLTVLTDAFTSFLFGKVETTRLPVRTSTGQAQAVYLPTAAPGLGDSGVIIGREVYSGKGYIYDPFQLYGQQLPAPHWLVLGESGNGKSALEKTYVLRQLRFKDRQVVVLDAQGEDGVGEWNLIAQELGITPIRLDPTAALDMGIRLNPLDPAITTTGQLALLRTIIEVAMGHGLDERSGFALKVAHAYVNETILDRQPVLTDIVEQLRHPEPESAEAMNVAIDDVRAWGLDVALVLDRLVDGDLRGMFDGPTTVGIDLDAPLIVFDLSHIDRNSIAMPILMAIVGVWLEHTWIRPDRKKRIFLVEEAWHIINSPFVAQLFQRLLKFGRRLGLSFVAVVHHLSDVVDGAAAKEAAAILKMASTRTVYAQKADEARATGRVIGLPRWAVEIIPTLTPGIAVWDVNGNVQVVKHLITETERPLVFTDRAMTESASDLLATDDVLAAAEREAEERAAYMEQQMGEGPAGSSRSTVA; via the coding sequence ATGCGGGATCCGCTGACCGTCCTCACGGACGCGTTCACGTCGTTCCTGTTCGGGAAGGTCGAGACCACCCGCCTCCCGGTGCGCACGTCGACGGGCCAGGCCCAGGCGGTCTATCTGCCGACGGCCGCACCCGGCCTCGGCGACTCCGGCGTGATCATCGGGCGCGAGGTGTACTCCGGCAAGGGCTACATCTACGACCCGTTCCAGCTGTACGGCCAGCAGCTCCCGGCCCCCCACTGGCTGGTCCTCGGTGAGTCCGGCAACGGCAAGTCCGCCCTGGAGAAGACGTACGTCCTGCGCCAGCTCCGCTTCAAGGACCGCCAGGTCGTCGTCCTGGACGCCCAGGGCGAGGACGGCGTCGGCGAGTGGAACCTCATCGCCCAGGAGCTGGGGATAACCCCCATCCGGCTCGACCCGACGGCCGCCCTCGACATGGGCATCCGCCTCAACCCGCTCGACCCGGCGATCACCACGACCGGCCAGCTCGCGCTGCTGCGGACCATCATCGAGGTGGCCATGGGCCACGGCCTCGACGAGCGCTCCGGCTTCGCGCTCAAGGTCGCGCACGCCTACGTCAACGAGACCATCCTCGACCGCCAGCCCGTCCTCACCGACATCGTCGAGCAGCTGCGCCACCCCGAACCGGAGTCCGCCGAGGCCATGAACGTGGCCATAGACGACGTCCGGGCCTGGGGCCTGGACGTGGCCCTGGTCCTCGACCGCCTGGTGGACGGCGACCTGCGCGGCATGTTCGACGGCCCCACGACCGTCGGCATCGACCTCGACGCGCCGCTCATCGTCTTCGACCTCTCCCACATCGACCGCAACTCCATCGCCATGCCCATCCTCATGGCCATCGTCGGCGTGTGGCTGGAGCACACCTGGATCCGCCCCGACCGGAAGAAGCGCATCTTCCTCGTCGAGGAGGCCTGGCACATCATCAACTCGCCCTTCGTGGCCCAGCTCTTCCAGCGCCTGCTGAAGTTCGGCCGCCGCCTCGGCCTGTCCTTCGTCGCGGTCGTCCACCACCTCTCGGACGTCGTCGACGGCGCGGCCGCCAAGGAGGCCGCCGCCATCCTGAAGATGGCGTCCACGCGCACGGTCTACGCCCAGAAGGCGGACGAGGCACGCGCCACGGGCCGCGTCATCGGCCTGCCCCGGTGGGCGGTTGAGATCATCCCCACCCTGACGCCCGGCATCGCGGTCTGGGACGTCAACGGCAATGTCCAGGTGGTCAAACACCTGATCACGGAGACGGAGCGCCCCCTGGTCTTCACCGACCGCGCCATGACGGAGTCCGCGAGCGACCTGCTCGCGACCGACGACGTCCTCGCGGCCGCCGAACGGGAGGCGGAGGAAAGGGCGGCGTACATGGAACAGCAGATGGGCGAGGGCCCCGCCGGGTCCTCCCGGTCGACGGTGGCGTGA
- a CDS encoding type IV secretory system conjugative DNA transfer family protein translates to MAQDRYRDRRQDQPGRERGVPDALLVGVLAFVVGMVFLMWSATGIAGWWAHGAWPDHVTFNNTPPAVRHLVQEPHDVAGAWPGTPRDQLSGYGLFWGFLIGQVMVLIVLTIFVMGTLTRFRAVRKAARHAETTTSDTAVGNRPAGRDGWAQPPAPSNRDAEPRTGAPEQPLEAEPEPRPAPEPAPAPALAKRPPTVPTPRTPLVLGTPETRRPLAAEAIADAESATLVITSDPTLWEETKDARAKLGPVLVYDPVHLCDTPARLHWSPTTGCEDKATATHRARALLAPIRPTAKLDTAVADTAELLLRSFLHAAAVDGRSVKHVHRWAQGTQVQDAVRVLRTHPKAAPGAAGELESALTAYAERRDMAQELTSRALSCLFTLNVRESCTPNRADSLSLESLVDEGGTLFVVGEAIEDPKANPGAMPLLTALASSMVERGRRLADRSPAGRLDPPLTLVLDDVAAVAPLPQLPELLAAGADQGMPTLALLRSREQGRARWPHDELIG, encoded by the coding sequence ATGGCGCAGGACCGCTACCGGGACCGCCGCCAGGACCAGCCCGGCCGCGAGCGCGGCGTCCCGGACGCCCTGCTCGTGGGCGTCCTGGCCTTCGTGGTCGGCATGGTCTTCCTCATGTGGTCGGCGACCGGCATCGCCGGCTGGTGGGCCCACGGCGCGTGGCCCGACCACGTCACGTTCAACAACACGCCGCCCGCCGTACGCCACCTCGTCCAGGAACCCCACGACGTCGCGGGAGCCTGGCCGGGAACGCCCCGCGACCAGCTCTCCGGCTACGGCCTCTTCTGGGGCTTCCTCATCGGCCAGGTGATGGTCCTCATCGTCCTCACGATCTTCGTGATGGGCACCCTGACCCGCTTCCGCGCGGTCCGCAAGGCAGCCCGCCACGCGGAAACCACCACCTCCGATACCGCTGTGGGCAATCGTCCCGCAGGGCGGGACGGGTGGGCACAGCCCCCAGCGCCGAGCAACCGTGACGCAGAGCCGCGCACCGGCGCCCCGGAGCAACCGCTCGAAGCAGAGCCCGAGCCGCGGCCCGCCCCGGAACCCGCCCCGGCCCCCGCCCTGGCCAAGCGCCCCCCCACCGTCCCCACCCCCCGCACCCCCCTGGTGCTCGGCACCCCCGAGACCCGCCGCCCCCTCGCCGCCGAGGCCATCGCCGACGCCGAGTCCGCGACCCTGGTCATCACCTCCGACCCCACCCTGTGGGAGGAGACGAAGGACGCCCGCGCCAAACTGGGCCCCGTCCTCGTCTACGACCCCGTACACCTCTGCGACACCCCGGCCCGCCTCCACTGGTCCCCCACCACCGGCTGCGAGGACAAGGCCACGGCGACGCACCGCGCCCGCGCCCTGCTCGCCCCCATAAGACCCACCGCCAAGCTGGACACGGCCGTGGCGGACACCGCCGAGCTCCTGCTGCGCAGCTTCCTGCACGCCGCCGCCGTGGACGGCCGCTCCGTGAAGCACGTCCACCGCTGGGCCCAGGGCACCCAGGTCCAGGACGCGGTCCGTGTCCTGCGCACCCACCCCAAGGCCGCCCCGGGCGCCGCGGGCGAGCTGGAGTCCGCGCTCACCGCGTACGCGGAGCGCCGCGACATGGCCCAGGAGCTGACGTCCCGCGCCCTGTCCTGCCTGTTCACGCTGAACGTACGGGAGTCCTGCACGCCGAACCGCGCGGACTCCCTCAGCCTGGAGTCCCTCGTCGACGAGGGCGGCACCCTCTTCGTGGTGGGCGAGGCGATCGAGGACCCCAAGGCGAACCCGGGCGCGATGCCGCTGCTCACGGCGCTCGCCTCCAGCATGGTCGAGCGCGGCCGCCGCCTCGCCGACCGCTCCCCCGCCGGACGGCTCGACCCGCCCCTGACCCTCGTACTCGACGACGTCGCGGCCGTCGCCCCGCTCCCCCAGCTGCCGGAGCTCCTCGCCGCCGGAGCCGACCAGGGCATGCCGACGCTCGCCCTGCTCCGCTCCCGCGAACAGGGCCGCGCCCGCTGGCCCCACGACGAACTGATCGGCTAG
- a CDS encoding GNAT family N-acetyltransferase yields the protein MEHLIRPVRGDEWRQVRALRLLALRDPAAPVAFLETYEKAVAQPDEYWQDRTTNAAPGGPIRQFVAEGPDGGWAGSVTVLVEEPGTQSVLGAGVEVRQAHLVGVYVRPEHRGTGLTEALFEAAVEWARAADGAGVERIRLFVHEDNERAEAFYRRFGFVRSGLSASVPGDPSALEYEMVLAPAPGR from the coding sequence ATGGAGCACCTCATACGCCCCGTGCGTGGCGACGAATGGCGACAGGTCCGGGCGCTGCGGCTGCTCGCCCTGCGGGATCCGGCGGCCCCGGTCGCCTTCCTGGAGACGTACGAGAAGGCCGTCGCCCAGCCGGACGAGTACTGGCAGGACCGGACGACGAACGCGGCGCCGGGCGGGCCGATCCGGCAGTTCGTCGCGGAGGGCCCGGACGGCGGCTGGGCGGGCTCGGTGACCGTGCTCGTCGAGGAGCCGGGCACACAGAGCGTGCTCGGGGCCGGTGTGGAGGTGCGGCAGGCGCATCTGGTGGGGGTGTACGTGCGCCCCGAGCACCGGGGCACGGGCCTGACCGAGGCGCTGTTCGAGGCGGCGGTGGAGTGGGCGCGGGCGGCGGACGGGGCCGGGGTCGAGCGGATCCGGCTCTTCGTGCACGAGGACAACGAGCGGGCCGAGGCGTTCTACCGGCGGTTCGGCTTCGTGCGCAGCGGCCTGTCGGCGTCGGTGCCGGGGGATCCGTCGGCGCTCGAGTACGAGATGGTGCTGGCCCCGGCCCCCGGGCGCTAG
- a CDS encoding ATP-binding cassette domain-containing protein codes for MIRAQGLTKRYGRGARTKTAVDDLSFEVHPGTVTGFLGPNGAGKSTTMRMLLGLDAPTSGRCTVGGRAYATHSAPLTEVGALLEARSLHPGRSAYHHLTALAHTHGIPRSRVEHVLAATGLTDVAGRRVKGFSLGMGQRLGIAAALLGDPATLVLDEPVNGLDPDGVLWIRNLLKAQAAEGRTVLVSSHLMSEMAVTADHLIIIGRGRLLADTTVEKFVRESGTGSVKVVSPAAARLAALLAGPGVTVDGDTTGPLDAPGALEVRGTDAEHIGRTAAAHAIPLFELTPHTASLEQAFMDLTHDSVEYVTPDVAPLEGAAA; via the coding sequence ATGATTCGCGCACAGGGACTCACCAAACGCTACGGCCGCGGCGCCCGCACCAAGACCGCCGTCGACGACCTCAGCTTCGAGGTCCACCCCGGCACCGTCACCGGCTTCCTCGGCCCGAACGGCGCGGGCAAGTCCACCACCATGCGGATGCTCCTCGGCCTCGACGCCCCGACGAGCGGCCGCTGCACCGTCGGCGGCCGCGCCTACGCCACCCACAGCGCGCCCCTGACCGAGGTCGGCGCGCTCCTGGAGGCCCGCTCCCTGCACCCCGGCCGCTCCGCGTACCACCATCTGACGGCCCTCGCCCACACCCACGGAATCCCCCGCTCCCGCGTCGAGCACGTCCTCGCCGCCACCGGCCTCACCGACGTCGCAGGCCGGCGCGTGAAGGGCTTCTCCCTCGGCATGGGCCAGCGCCTCGGCATCGCGGCGGCGCTCCTCGGCGACCCCGCGACGCTCGTCCTGGACGAGCCGGTCAACGGCCTCGACCCCGACGGCGTCCTGTGGATCCGCAACCTCCTCAAGGCGCAGGCCGCCGAGGGCCGCACGGTCCTCGTCTCCTCGCACCTCATGAGCGAGATGGCCGTGACCGCCGACCACCTGATCATCATCGGCCGGGGCCGGCTGCTCGCGGACACGACGGTCGAGAAGTTCGTCCGCGAGTCCGGCACCGGCTCCGTGAAGGTCGTGTCCCCCGCGGCGGCCCGCCTCGCCGCGCTCCTCGCGGGCCCCGGCGTCACCGTCGACGGCGACACCACCGGCCCCCTTGATGCCCCCGGCGCCCTGGAGGTCCGCGGCACCGACGCCGAACACATCGGCCGCACCGCCGCCGCCCACGCCATCCCCCTCTTCGAACTCACCCCGCACACCGCCTCCCTGGAGCAGGCCTTCATGGACCTCACCCACGACTCCGTCGAGTACGTGACTCCGGACGTCGCGCCCCTGGAAGGAGCCGCGGCATGA
- a CDS encoding ABC transporter permease, which yields MTTTTPTPSYRVTPARVLRSEWHKLWTLRTTWITVLAASALVLAVGITMGSTYDGDDSDVDTIVFTLFGTQLSQICLAVLGILVTAGEYSTGMIRASLTAVPRRRPVLWSKAAVFTAVAFTLSFVTNVITFLTAQIWLADTDKKLTLTDSGVLGALTGNAAGVTLLSLIALGLGALLRSVPGGIGAFVGSVLVLPEIVGTLPFGGVDAVVRCFPAQAASSLGSLTRVDDTIAPGPALFTLVLWALAVLTAASYLLKRRDV from the coding sequence ATGACCACGACCACCCCCACCCCCTCCTACCGGGTCACCCCGGCCCGCGTCCTGCGCTCCGAGTGGCACAAGCTGTGGACGCTGCGCACCACCTGGATCACCGTGCTCGCGGCGAGCGCCCTGGTCCTCGCGGTCGGCATCACCATGGGCAGCACGTACGACGGCGACGACTCCGACGTCGACACCATCGTCTTCACCCTCTTCGGCACCCAGCTCTCCCAGATCTGCCTCGCCGTCCTCGGCATCCTGGTCACCGCGGGCGAGTACTCGACGGGCATGATCCGCGCCTCCCTGACCGCCGTCCCGCGCCGCCGACCGGTCCTGTGGTCGAAGGCCGCGGTCTTCACGGCGGTGGCGTTCACCCTGTCCTTCGTCACCAACGTCATCACCTTCCTCACCGCCCAGATCTGGCTCGCGGACACCGACAAGAAGCTGACGCTGACCGACTCCGGCGTCCTCGGCGCCCTCACGGGCAACGCGGCGGGCGTCACCCTCCTCAGCCTGATCGCCCTGGGGCTCGGGGCGCTGCTTCGCTCGGTGCCCGGCGGCATCGGCGCGTTCGTCGGCTCCGTGCTCGTCCTGCCGGAGATCGTCGGGACGCTGCCGTTCGGCGGCGTCGACGCGGTGGTGCGCTGCTTCCCCGCGCAGGCCGCCTCGTCGCTCGGCTCCCTCACCCGCGTGGACGACACGATCGCCCCAGGACCCGCCCTGTTCACCCTGGTCCTGTGGGCCCTCGCGGTCCTGACCGCGGCCTCGTACCTCCTCAAACGCCGCGACGTCTGA
- a CDS encoding histidine kinase has product MELLYEDELVAHDPHPLTQYVQRLVQRVRAVDERRPLLWDLLVTGFFVTAGVIDFAGGGWRNVAPDQDVPGPLVLAMSLGLTLPLLWRRRHPMGTLAVMVAFGTVSSGTGAMLQAALVQLIVLFSVALRLPLRTLGWAGAMMLVPLLVGTVRYPRGSWDQQIVPQVWAYAIVALLGIAVRSRQDHTQALVERARRLEVERDQQAQLAAAAERTRIAREMHDIIGHNLSVITGLADGGKYAAAKSPEHAAQALDAIGSTSRQALAELRRLLDVLRDDAPEAAALAPQPALADLTRLIDGVRSAGLPVRTTVHGRPDALPQGQELTVYRVVQEALTNTLKHGGPGATAAVRITYADDGVTVTVTDTGTAARTAAAPDGRGLTGMRERTALYAGTLEAGPRPRPATGWEVRLHLPRTTADDSASSAVSASASASAVSALVASPKESAQ; this is encoded by the coding sequence ATGGAACTCCTGTACGAGGATGAGCTCGTGGCCCACGACCCGCACCCCCTCACCCAGTACGTCCAGCGCCTGGTCCAGCGGGTGCGCGCCGTCGACGAGCGCCGCCCGCTGCTCTGGGACCTCCTGGTCACCGGCTTCTTCGTGACGGCCGGCGTCATCGACTTCGCCGGTGGCGGCTGGCGCAACGTCGCGCCCGACCAGGACGTTCCCGGCCCGCTCGTCCTCGCGATGAGCCTCGGTCTGACGCTGCCGCTGCTGTGGCGGCGCCGCCACCCGATGGGGACCCTCGCCGTCATGGTGGCGTTCGGCACGGTCAGCTCGGGCACCGGCGCGATGCTCCAGGCCGCCCTCGTCCAGCTCATCGTCCTGTTCAGCGTGGCGCTGCGGCTGCCCCTGCGGACGCTGGGGTGGGCGGGCGCGATGATGCTGGTGCCGCTGCTCGTGGGGACCGTCCGCTATCCGAGGGGCAGTTGGGACCAGCAGATCGTGCCACAGGTGTGGGCGTACGCGATCGTCGCGCTCCTCGGCATCGCCGTCCGCTCGCGCCAGGACCACACCCAGGCCCTCGTCGAGCGCGCCCGCCGCCTGGAGGTCGAACGCGACCAGCAGGCCCAGCTCGCCGCGGCCGCCGAACGCACCCGCATCGCCCGCGAGATGCACGACATCATCGGCCACAACCTGTCCGTGATCACGGGCCTCGCCGACGGCGGCAAGTACGCGGCCGCGAAGTCCCCCGAGCACGCCGCGCAGGCCCTCGACGCCATCGGCTCCACCAGCCGTCAGGCCCTCGCCGAACTGCGGCGCCTCCTGGACGTCCTGCGCGACGACGCCCCGGAGGCCGCGGCCCTGGCCCCGCAGCCCGCGCTCGCCGATCTGACGCGGCTCATCGACGGCGTCAGGTCCGCGGGCCTGCCCGTCCGCACCACGGTCCACGGCCGTCCCGACGCCCTGCCCCAGGGCCAGGAACTCACGGTGTACCGCGTGGTGCAGGAGGCCCTGACGAACACCCTCAAGCACGGCGGCCCGGGCGCGACGGCGGCCGTCCGGATCACGTACGCCGACGACGGGGTGACGGTCACCGTCACGGACACGGGCACCGCGGCCCGCACGGCAGCGGCCCCCGACGGCCGCGGCCTCACCGGCATGCGGGAGCGAACGGCCCTGTACGCGGGCACACTTGAGGCCGGTCCGCGCCCTCGCCCCGCCACCGGCTGGGAGGTCCGCCTCCACCTGCCGCGCACGACGGCCGACGACTCCGCGTCGTCCGCTGTCTCCGCCTCCGCCTCTGCCTCCGCTGTCTCCGCTCTTGTCGCTTCCCCGAAGGAATCCGCTCAGTGA
- a CDS encoding response regulator transcription factor, which produces MTSVLIVDDQPLQRFGFRMLLESQDDMTVAGEGGSGADAVRMAAGIRPDVILMDVRMPDMDGIEATRRIVASGSASRVLILTTFDLDEYAYAGLRAGASGFLIKDALPEELLSGIRAVATGDAVVAPRLTRRLLDAFADQLPSGGASTGPADPAKHPLLASLTDRELQILTVIGQGWTNTEIAARLHLAESTVKTHVGRILAKTGARDRVQAVILAYDTKLVRPA; this is translated from the coding sequence GTGACCAGCGTCCTCATAGTCGACGATCAGCCCCTGCAACGCTTCGGCTTCCGCATGCTTCTGGAGAGCCAGGACGACATGACGGTGGCGGGTGAGGGCGGTAGCGGAGCCGACGCGGTCCGCATGGCCGCCGGCATCCGCCCGGACGTCATCCTGATGGACGTCCGCATGCCCGACATGGACGGCATCGAGGCCACCCGCCGCATCGTCGCGTCCGGTTCGGCGTCCCGCGTCCTCATCCTCACGACGTTCGACCTGGACGAGTACGCGTACGCGGGGCTGCGCGCGGGGGCCTCGGGCTTCCTCATCAAGGACGCGCTGCCGGAGGAGCTCCTGTCCGGCATCCGCGCGGTGGCCACGGGCGACGCGGTGGTGGCCCCGAGGCTGACCCGGCGCCTCCTCGACGCGTTCGCGGACCAGCTGCCGAGCGGCGGGGCCTCCACGGGCCCGGCCGACCCGGCCAAGCATCCGCTGCTGGCCTCGCTGACCGACCGCGAACTCCAGATCCTCACGGTCATCGGGCAGGGCTGGACGAACACGGAGATCGCCGCGCGGCTGCATCTGGCCGAATCGACGGTGAAGACGCATGTGGGCCGCATCCTCGCGAAGACGGGTGCACGGGACCGGGTGCAGGCGGTGATTCTGGCGTACGACACGAAATTGGTCCGCCCCGCCTGA